In a single window of the uncultured Pseudodesulfovibrio sp. genome:
- a CDS encoding calcium/sodium antiporter, with protein sequence MFIDIVTFSVSALLLWFGANWIVASAALIARKYNVSELVIGLTIVALGTSAPEFLVTINAAFRGQNDISLSNVVGSNIFNLGFILGLMALIKPMVSTRTIVYRDGLLLFLTTAVILAVSFTGTLGRVFGGCLVALLICYLVYLGMKREPVGAEELEETRGKSATWRDGIWLVAGFVAIAAGGDLMVTAATSIATQLGVSSWVIGVTIVAAGTSLPELVTCLAASIRGKNEMLLGNLIGSDFFNFAGVLGLTCLLKPLPVSAEASSGLIVLVGMVGLVLILLRSGWKINRWEGALLIAVNLVRWTHDFMQ encoded by the coding sequence ATGTTTATAGACATCGTCACATTCAGCGTATCCGCGCTGCTGCTCTGGTTCGGAGCCAACTGGATCGTCGCCTCGGCGGCGCTTATCGCCCGTAAATACAACGTGTCCGAGTTGGTCATCGGGTTGACCATCGTGGCGCTGGGTACCTCGGCACCGGAGTTTCTGGTGACCATCAACGCGGCCTTCCGGGGGCAGAACGACATCTCCCTGTCCAACGTTGTCGGGTCCAACATCTTCAACCTGGGCTTCATTCTCGGGCTCATGGCTCTAATCAAGCCCATGGTTTCCACCCGGACAATCGTGTACCGCGACGGACTGCTCCTGTTCCTGACCACGGCGGTCATCCTGGCCGTGTCCTTCACCGGCACCCTGGGGCGAGTCTTCGGCGGTTGCCTGGTGGCCCTGCTGATCTGCTACCTGGTCTACCTGGGCATGAAGCGCGAGCCCGTGGGCGCGGAGGAGCTGGAGGAGACCCGGGGCAAATCGGCGACATGGCGCGACGGGATCTGGCTGGTGGCCGGATTCGTGGCCATCGCGGCGGGTGGTGATCTGATGGTCACAGCGGCCACGTCCATCGCCACCCAGCTCGGCGTGTCGTCCTGGGTCATCGGCGTAACCATCGTCGCGGCGGGGACGTCCCTGCCCGAGCTGGTCACCTGTCTGGCCGCATCCATCCGGGGCAAGAACGAAATGCTTCTGGGCAATCTCATCGGTTCGGATTTCTTCAACTTCGCGGGCGTGCTCGGGCTGACCTGTCTGCTCAAGCCGCTGCCGGTTTCGGCCGAGGCCTCGTCCGGTCTGATCGTCCTGGTGGGTATGGTCGGGCTGGTCCTGATCCTCCTGCGCTCGGGCTGGAAGATCAACCGATGGGAAGGGGCCCTGCTTATCGCCGTCAACCTGGTCCGCTGGACCCACGATTTCATGCAATAG
- the trpS gene encoding tryptophan--tRNA ligase, with protein MQRILTGERTTGNLHIGHYFGSLQSRIELQDEYETFIILADMQVLYDHLGDDKGNAIRANVYQALLDNLAAGLDPEKVTFFVQSEIPELAELAMFFTFLVSVGRAKRNPTVKAEMEQAGTSYEHMNLGFLSFPVSQAADILLPKANLVPVGEDQIPHIEQTREIARRFNTLFGEVFPIPDYKVSAFPRLPGLDGKNKMSKSLNNVINLTDDEATVNAKIKKAYSGEGHALFTYGKLFGMEPNERMGEFKPALADGINAFLEPIRQRRKELEKEPGFLREVLNKGRDRVREIGAGTLAEVKAKMGMVY; from the coding sequence ATGCAAAGAATTCTTACCGGGGAGCGAACCACCGGCAACCTGCACATAGGCCACTACTTCGGATCACTGCAATCGCGGATAGAATTACAGGACGAATACGAGACCTTCATCATTCTGGCGGACATGCAGGTCCTCTACGACCACCTGGGCGACGACAAGGGCAACGCCATCCGCGCCAATGTCTACCAGGCCCTGCTCGATAACCTCGCCGCCGGTCTTGATCCGGAAAAGGTCACTTTCTTCGTGCAGAGCGAGATCCCGGAACTGGCCGAACTGGCGATGTTCTTCACCTTCCTTGTCTCCGTGGGCCGGGCCAAGCGCAACCCTACGGTCAAGGCCGAGATGGAACAGGCCGGAACCAGCTACGAGCACATGAATCTCGGGTTCCTCTCCTTCCCGGTGTCCCAGGCGGCCGACATCCTGCTGCCCAAGGCAAACCTCGTACCCGTGGGCGAGGACCAGATACCCCACATCGAGCAGACCCGGGAAATCGCCCGCCGCTTCAACACCCTGTTCGGCGAGGTCTTCCCCATCCCGGACTACAAGGTCTCCGCCTTCCCCCGGCTGCCGGGATTGGACGGCAAGAACAAGATGTCCAAATCCCTGAACAACGTGATCAACCTCACGGACGACGAAGCCACGGTGAACGCCAAGATCAAAAAGGCCTACTCCGGCGAGGGGCATGCCCTGTTCACCTATGGCAAGCTGTTCGGCATGGAGCCCAATGAGCGCATGGGAGAGTTCAAGCCGGCCCTGGCCGACGGGATCAACGCCTTCCTCGAGCCCATCCGGCAACGGCGGAAGGAACTGGAAAAGGAGCCCGGCTTCCTGCGCGAGGTCCTGAACAAGGGGCGTGACCGGGTTCGTGAGATCGGCGCAGGAACCCTGGCCGAGGTCAAGGCGAAGATGGGAATGGTCTACTAG
- a CDS encoding class I SAM-dependent methyltransferase — MDTTTQTPPRSKEYWNNHARSFPRFEEGDDNYEAGVMRMIKEHGVNFGGASVLDVGCGSGMYTIRIAREAARVTALDVSDVMLDILREDAEALALDNIDYVRADWMEFDSDETFDIVFCSMTPAIMSEASRLKLLGHAHGKTVFMGFAGLMKSDVMSGLYAHYGVTPRVFANGTDMRDWLDDKQIPYSAYPVEGTWTVGSSLEKLTDSCTTFLSQYGVTAERRHLLSYLAAFEESPGEYVERTEYTIDLLIWDKASA, encoded by the coding sequence ATGGACACGACCACGCAGACTCCGCCCCGAAGCAAGGAATACTGGAACAACCACGCTCGCAGCTTCCCCCGCTTCGAAGAGGGGGACGACAATTACGAAGCGGGCGTGATGCGCATGATCAAGGAACACGGCGTGAACTTTGGCGGTGCGTCGGTGCTGGACGTGGGATGCGGCAGCGGCATGTACACCATACGCATAGCCCGCGAGGCCGCCCGGGTAACGGCCCTGGACGTCTCGGACGTGATGCTCGACATCCTGCGCGAGGACGCGGAGGCGTTGGCGCTGGACAACATCGACTACGTCCGCGCGGACTGGATGGAATTCGACAGCGATGAGACGTTCGACATCGTGTTCTGCTCCATGACCCCGGCGATCATGAGCGAGGCGTCCCGCCTCAAGCTGCTTGGCCACGCGCACGGCAAGACCGTGTTCATGGGCTTTGCCGGACTGATGAAATCCGACGTCATGAGCGGGCTGTACGCCCACTACGGGGTGACCCCGCGCGTGTTCGCCAACGGCACCGACATGCGCGACTGGCTGGACGACAAGCAAATCCCCTACTCCGCATACCCTGTGGAGGGCACCTGGACGGTCGGGAGTTCCCTGGAAAAGCTGACCGATTCCTGCACCACCTTCCTGTCCCAATATGGCGTCACGGCCGAGCGGCGGCATCTGCTGAGCTATCTGGCTGCCTTTGAGGAAAGTCCCGGCGAGTACGTGGAGCGCACCGAATACACTATCGACCTGCTCATCTGGGACAAGGCGTCGGCCTGA
- a CDS encoding alkaline phosphatase, translated as MLKVQKLFVRSVLALALAMVFMAGSAWAKDAKYVFFFIGDGMGLPQRAASSAYLGKKLAIDSMPAQGITTTFANDRFITGSAASATALATGVKTNINYIGVDPSFKPVKTIAEMARDKGMKVGIVSSVSVDHATPAAFYAHVKTRSMYHEIDHALADSGFDFFAGGGLKDPQGKKSKAPMGDALEKAKANGYKVITDKKDFMALKPGDGKVIAWNAWLQDGKALPYVMDMTDKDITLPEFTGKAIEMLDNDKGFFLMVEGGKIDWACHANDAAASIDNTVSFDKAVQKAMAFYEKHPDETLIVVTGDHECGGLTLGFAGTKYGSNYEILSHQKVSFQKFTDETLADFKKKGGDFNAMKSIITADFGLKFEGDAKTDPMVLADYQLADIEQAFNRSMAGEKVKGGDYLLYGDYDPLSVTLTHVLNQKAGLGWTSYKHTGVPVSTSAIGVNSQAFNGSYDNKDVATKIMASMGMPAHAVYSNGANVSVAAN; from the coding sequence ATGTTGAAAGTGCAGAAACTGTTTGTCAGGAGCGTGCTGGCGCTGGCCCTGGCCATGGTGTTCATGGCCGGTTCCGCCTGGGCCAAGGACGCGAAATACGTATTTTTCTTCATCGGTGACGGCATGGGCCTGCCCCAGCGCGCGGCAAGTTCCGCCTACCTGGGCAAGAAGCTGGCCATCGATTCCATGCCCGCCCAGGGCATCACCACCACCTTTGCCAACGACCGGTTCATCACCGGCTCCGCAGCTTCTGCCACGGCCCTGGCCACCGGCGTGAAGACCAACATCAACTACATCGGCGTGGACCCGTCCTTCAAGCCGGTCAAGACCATCGCCGAGATGGCCCGCGACAAGGGCATGAAGGTCGGCATCGTCTCTTCCGTGTCCGTTGACCACGCCACCCCGGCCGCGTTCTACGCCCACGTCAAGACCCGTTCTATGTACCACGAGATCGACCACGCCCTGGCCGACTCTGGTTTCGACTTTTTCGCCGGCGGCGGACTCAAGGACCCGCAGGGCAAGAAGTCCAAGGCCCCCATGGGCGACGCCCTGGAAAAGGCCAAGGCCAACGGCTACAAGGTCATCACCGACAAGAAGGACTTCATGGCCCTCAAGCCGGGTGACGGCAAGGTCATCGCCTGGAACGCCTGGCTTCAGGACGGCAAGGCGCTGCCTTACGTCATGGACATGACCGACAAGGACATCACCCTGCCCGAGTTCACCGGCAAGGCCATCGAGATGCTCGACAACGACAAGGGCTTCTTCCTGATGGTCGAGGGCGGCAAGATCGACTGGGCCTGCCACGCCAACGACGCGGCCGCCTCCATCGACAACACCGTGTCCTTTGACAAGGCCGTGCAGAAGGCCATGGCCTTCTATGAAAAGCACCCGGACGAGACCCTGATCGTGGTCACCGGCGACCACGAGTGTGGCGGCCTGACCCTGGGCTTCGCCGGTACCAAGTACGGTTCCAACTACGAAATCCTCAGCCACCAGAAGGTTTCTTTCCAGAAGTTCACCGACGAGACCCTGGCCGACTTCAAGAAGAAGGGCGGCGATTTCAACGCCATGAAGTCCATCATCACCGCCGACTTCGGCTTGAAGTTCGAGGGTGACGCCAAGACCGATCCCATGGTTCTGGCCGACTACCAGCTGGCCGACATCGAGCAGGCCTTCAATCGCTCCATGGCCGGTGAAAAGGTCAAGGGCGGGGATTACCTGCTGTACGGCGACTACGACCCGCTGTCCGTCACCCTGACCCACGTGCTCAACCAGAAGGCCGGCCTGGGCTGGACCTCCTACAAGCACACCGGCGTGCCGGTTTCCACCTCCGCCATCGGCGTGAACTCCCAGGCCTTCAACGGCAGCTACGACAACAAGGACGTGGCCACCAAGATCATGGCCTCCATGGGTATGCCCGCCCATGCCGTGTACTCCAACGGCGCCAACGTGAGCGTGGCCGCCAACTAG
- a CDS encoding YibE/F family protein, with protein sequence MYAPSKTTRDWLLVVIFIIISAGLYYLPTGFESTKDKDAVHCTGRVTAVDDAHVQKLGMIRAGEQEVTLTLLDGPFKGETYTANNQLLGQLDRDKLFKAGDTAYVILTVDGAGKVIFVNPQDHHRLGLELFLLGLFAALLLLFGGLTGFKALLSFVFTGLLLWKVLVPMLLKGVDPVWLTLCVVAGLCAVIIFLVAGINRTGLTAFLGAFLGVAASCALGIYFTGQFHVHGAVMPFAETLLYAGYGHLNLTRVFMAGVFLSSCGAVMDLAMDVASAMAEVVDKKPGISRMEAVWSGIRVGRAVVGTMTTTLLLAYSGGFVTLLMAFMAQGIPLDTTFNFIYVAAEVLKTLVGSFGLVTVAPFTALVGGLLMTTAKPAAGTLRH encoded by the coding sequence ATGTACGCACCCAGCAAAACCACCCGCGACTGGCTTCTTGTTGTCATCTTCATCATCATTTCCGCCGGGCTCTACTATCTGCCCACCGGGTTCGAATCCACCAAGGACAAGGATGCGGTCCACTGCACGGGCAGGGTTACTGCTGTGGATGACGCCCATGTCCAGAAGCTGGGCATGATCCGCGCAGGCGAGCAGGAAGTGACCCTGACCCTCCTGGACGGGCCGTTCAAGGGGGAGACCTACACGGCCAACAACCAGCTCCTGGGGCAGCTTGACCGCGACAAACTGTTCAAGGCCGGGGACACGGCCTACGTCATCCTGACCGTGGACGGCGCGGGCAAGGTCATCTTCGTCAATCCCCAGGACCATCATCGGCTGGGGCTCGAACTGTTTCTGTTGGGACTGTTCGCCGCGCTGCTGCTCCTTTTTGGCGGGCTGACCGGGTTCAAGGCGCTGCTCTCGTTCGTGTTCACCGGCCTGCTGCTGTGGAAGGTGCTGGTGCCCATGCTGCTCAAGGGGGTGGACCCGGTCTGGCTGACCCTGTGCGTGGTGGCCGGGCTGTGCGCGGTGATTATCTTTCTGGTGGCCGGGATCAACCGCACGGGCCTGACCGCCTTTCTCGGAGCCTTTCTCGGGGTGGCGGCCAGCTGCGCTCTGGGCATCTATTTCACCGGTCAGTTCCATGTTCACGGCGCGGTCATGCCGTTCGCCGAGACCCTGCTTTACGCGGGGTACGGCCATCTGAACCTGACGCGCGTGTTCATGGCCGGGGTGTTTCTCTCGTCCTGCGGTGCGGTCATGGATCTGGCCATGGACGTAGCTTCGGCCATGGCCGAGGTGGTCGACAAGAAGCCCGGCATTTCGCGCATGGAGGCGGTCTGGTCCGGCATCCGCGTGGGCCGGGCTGTTGTCGGAACCATGACCACCACCTTGCTGCTGGCCTATTCGGGCGGGTTCGTGACCCTGCTCATGGCCTTCATGGCCCAGGGCATCCCGTTGGACACCACGTTCAACTTCATCTACGTGGCCGCCGAGGTCCTCAAGACACTGGTGGGCAGCTTCGGGCTTGTCACCGTGGCGCCGTTCACGGCTTTGGTCGGCGGCCTGCTCATGACCACGGCAAAGCCTGCCGCCGGTACGCTGCGCCATTGA
- a CDS encoding YccF domain-containing protein, giving the protein MLSFIGNVIWWLIGGAFMALGWLFAGCLFAISIIGLPWARSAFVIAGFSLMPFGRTLVRRDMVTGRPDIGTSGWGLVGNVIWFVFAGWWLALGHILSALGCFITILGIPWGWQHLKLAAVTLAPIGMTVVSVEQAERLHGVRTGL; this is encoded by the coding sequence ATGCTTTCGTTTATCGGCAACGTAATCTGGTGGCTCATCGGCGGGGCGTTCATGGCACTGGGATGGCTTTTCGCGGGCTGTCTCTTCGCCATCTCCATCATCGGCCTGCCCTGGGCCAGATCCGCCTTTGTCATCGCCGGGTTCTCGCTGATGCCTTTCGGCCGGACCCTGGTCCGGCGCGACATGGTCACCGGGCGACCGGACATCGGTACTTCGGGATGGGGGCTCGTGGGCAACGTCATCTGGTTCGTGTTCGCGGGCTGGTGGCTGGCGCTGGGGCATATCCTGTCCGCCCTGGGCTGCTTCATCACCATCCTCGGCATCCCCTGGGGCTGGCAGCACCTCAAGCTGGCGGCGGTCACCCTGGCACCCATCGGCATGACCGTGGTCTCGGTGGAGCAGGCCGAGCGGCTGCACGGCGTGCGCACGGGCCTGTAG
- a CDS encoding Bax inhibitor-1/YccA family protein, with amino-acid sequence MTQYPSMQRTETSRAEVLNAFMRGVYGWMCAGLGLTALISFATLTVPALTNLAFAYNPQTGMYAPTMLPMIALFAAFGMVFFLSFKIRTMNPSTATTLFLAFSALNGFSLAPILYAYTTASVVSTFITTAGMFGAMSIYGMVTKKDLTAWGSLLFMGLIGIIIAMVVNMFLQSAGMSFAISVIGVIIFVGLTAYDTQKLKTMGENVPMGDTAAIRRGTILGALTLYLDFYNLFLMLLRLMGDRR; translated from the coding sequence ATGACTCAGTATCCCAGCATGCAACGTACGGAGACTTCCCGGGCCGAAGTCCTGAACGCCTTCATGCGCGGCGTTTACGGCTGGATGTGCGCGGGCCTGGGCCTGACAGCCCTGATTTCGTTCGCCACCCTGACCGTTCCCGCCCTGACCAACCTGGCGTTCGCCTACAACCCGCAGACCGGCATGTACGCGCCGACCATGCTGCCCATGATCGCGCTGTTCGCCGCCTTCGGCATGGTCTTCTTCCTGAGCTTCAAGATCAGGACCATGAACCCGAGCACGGCGACCACGCTGTTCCTGGCTTTCAGCGCACTCAACGGATTTTCCCTGGCACCGATTCTCTATGCCTACACCACGGCCTCGGTCGTCTCGACCTTCATCACCACCGCAGGCATGTTCGGCGCCATGTCCATCTACGGCATGGTCACCAAGAAGGATCTGACCGCTTGGGGCAGCCTGCTCTTCATGGGCCTGATCGGCATCATCATCGCCATGGTGGTGAACATGTTCCTGCAGAGCGCGGGCATGTCCTTCGCCATCTCGGTCATCGGCGTGATCATCTTCGTGGGCCTGACCGCCTACGACACCCAGAAGCTCAAGACCATGGGCGAGAACGTTCCCATGGGCGACACCGCCGCCATCCGCCGCGGTACCATCCTGGGCGCCCTGACCCTGTACCTGGACTTCTACAACCTGTTCCTCATGCTGCTCCGTCTCATGGGCGACAGGCGGTAG
- a CDS encoding autotransporter outer membrane beta-barrel domain-containing protein yields MRINADGTLVAGTVSTNNVARASIWSTSSGALTSLYQGTATASQVLGMNTSGSVLVGYGTFDGKAQALYWTGSGTSYTMHNLLETLEEEDVDMTGWNLIEATGASDDGTYIVGAGTLSNSDVTFIANVPAGGLSTTEALYQSLGAMGQVGPAVTGMGQLSMSRLGSVAGGQGMHFAVSAPGPATGAPSAGTGSETGLSSGDDMPGRLDLWVVGTVGTNIELNGDDLGLHGGVGLTWERGEWRVGCGLFGDSRDLDTSYNGNQDIQAVGPGAFVAYTPEGTGLEFRVSGLWQTVDLDLKRGYANGAGSATSKGSTNADVFGLSGRVQWARNWTDQLALTPFAEYTWQTTHIDGYSESGGPFPASFDSRNETSNSLRAGLRADASLLDKVATWAWIAWDHRFEDKSSGLGGTSLGLGSFTYAGSRVDQDWADTGLGASWDVTERLSANTALGFALGCDDDTMSDLNVTLGFSYQLW; encoded by the coding sequence ATGAGGATCAATGCGGACGGCACGCTGGTTGCCGGCACGGTTAGTACTAACAATGTAGCGCGTGCCAGCATCTGGAGTACCAGTTCCGGAGCGTTGACCTCGCTGTACCAGGGCACCGCCACCGCGTCTCAAGTGCTCGGCATGAATACGAGCGGCTCGGTTCTGGTAGGATACGGCACGTTCGACGGGAAAGCTCAGGCCCTGTACTGGACGGGGTCCGGCACCTCCTACACGATGCACAACCTGCTGGAGACCCTGGAAGAAGAAGATGTCGACATGACCGGCTGGAATTTGATTGAGGCGACCGGAGCCAGCGACGACGGCACCTATATTGTTGGTGCCGGAACCCTTTCAAACTCCGATGTCACGTTCATCGCCAATGTCCCTGCGGGCGGCTTGAGCACGACCGAAGCGCTCTACCAGTCACTGGGGGCCATGGGCCAGGTCGGCCCGGCGGTGACCGGCATGGGGCAACTCTCCATGAGCCGGTTGGGCAGCGTGGCGGGCGGCCAGGGCATGCATTTCGCCGTGTCCGCCCCCGGCCCGGCCACGGGAGCGCCTTCCGCCGGTACGGGGAGCGAAACCGGCCTGTCCTCGGGCGACGATATGCCGGGGCGGCTTGACCTCTGGGTGGTCGGCACCGTGGGCACCAACATCGAACTCAACGGCGACGACCTCGGCCTGCACGGCGGCGTGGGCCTGACCTGGGAGCGCGGGGAATGGCGCGTTGGCTGCGGCCTGTTCGGCGACTCCCGAGACCTGGACACCAGCTACAACGGCAACCAGGACATCCAGGCCGTGGGCCCCGGCGCGTTCGTGGCCTACACCCCCGAAGGCACCGGGCTGGAGTTCCGTGTCTCCGGCTTGTGGCAGACCGTGGACCTCGACCTCAAGCGCGGCTACGCCAACGGCGCGGGCTCCGCCACCTCGAAAGGCTCCACCAACGCCGACGTGTTCGGCCTGTCCGGCCGGGTGCAGTGGGCCCGGAACTGGACCGACCAGCTCGCCCTGACGCCTTTTGCCGAATACACCTGGCAGACCACGCACATCGACGGCTATTCCGAATCCGGCGGCCCGTTCCCGGCCAGCTTCGACAGCCGTAACGAAACCTCCAATTCCCTACGCGCGGGCCTGCGCGCCGACGCTTCCCTGCTGGACAAGGTCGCGACCTGGGCCTGGATCGCCTGGGACCACCGCTTCGAGGACAAGTCGTCCGGTCTGGGCGGCACCTCCCTCGGCCTGGGCTCGTTTACCTATGCGGGCTCCAGGGTCGATCAGGATTGGGCCGACACCGGACTGGGCGCGAGCTGGGACGTCACCGAGCGGCTGTCCGCCAACACCGCCCTTGGCTTCGCCCTGGGCTGCGACGACGACACAATGTCCGATCTCAACGTCACCCTCGGATTCAGCTACCAGCTCTGGTAG
- a CDS encoding autotransporter domain-containing protein translates to MPSIRHPFHALCNLFTRFALLPLLLALLLCPPAMAAGVDAASGTKIVVSGDGSTIAYQQGGGIYSTSGTFGDGNSVASSTPLLGVTSNGTILGGEYGLGKQYYLYSGAEPRGIGDLYNGFEGAGISSDGLAIFGIMSAVVGSNNTGMLIVTNDSWATSTRYKINYNGAGEGMPTLNAVSNNVGGVRTVVGTRYDDIPVMWKTSGTDLVETQLGLLYNGIYYNSGQANDITDNAAMAVGKVGSNAATWNLATRALTLLPTSDATTTYTSSRATAVTSDGSVIVGAVSSAFTNAAYWTGSGTSYTLQTLYDALTAKGVALSTHSYLREATGVSDDGSVIVGLTDTGSGEVFIARLSGTGTSGVITPAQMNQSLGAMGQVGPAVTGMGQLSMSRLGGVAGGQGMHFTVSAPGPASGAPSAGTGSETGLSSGDDMPGRLDLWVVGTVGTNIELNGDDLGLHGGVGLTWERGEWRVGGGLFGDSRDLDTSYNGNQDIQALGPGAFVAYTPEGTGLEFRVSGLWQTVDLDLKRGYANGAGSATSKGSTNADVFGLSGRVQWTRDVTDQLALTPFAEYTWQTTHIDGYSESGGPFPASFDSRNETSNSLRAGLRADAALLDKVATWAWIAWDHRFEDKSSGLGGTSLGLGSFTYAGSRVDQDWADTGLGASWDVTERLSANTTLGFALGCDDDTMSDLNVTLGFSYQLW, encoded by the coding sequence GTGCCGTCCATTCGCCATCCGTTCCACGCTCTTTGCAACCTGTTCACCCGGTTCGCGCTGCTGCCGCTGCTGCTCGCCCTGCTGCTCTGCCCGCCGGCCATGGCCGCCGGGGTCGATGCCGCAAGCGGCACGAAGATCGTCGTCAGCGGCGACGGCTCGACCATCGCCTACCAGCAGGGCGGTGGCATCTATTCCACCTCGGGGACTTTCGGTGACGGCAACAGTGTAGCTTCCTCCACTCCCCTCCTGGGCGTAACATCGAACGGGACGATACTTGGGGGAGAGTATGGCCTTGGTAAACAGTATTACCTCTATTCCGGTGCGGAACCACGTGGCATAGGTGACCTTTACAACGGGTTTGAGGGCGCCGGGATCAGCTCCGACGGCCTTGCCATATTCGGCATAATGAGTGCGGTGGTCGGTAGCAACAATACGGGGATGCTTATTGTTACCAACGATTCCTGGGCAACCAGTACGAGATATAAAATAAATTACAACGGTGCGGGAGAAGGCATGCCCACCCTGAACGCCGTCAGCAACAATGTGGGCGGGGTACGGACGGTCGTCGGCACCCGCTACGACGATATCCCGGTGATGTGGAAGACGTCCGGGACGGATCTGGTGGAAACCCAATTGGGGCTCCTTTACAACGGCATTTACTACAACTCCGGTCAAGCCAACGACATCACCGACAACGCCGCCATGGCGGTGGGAAAAGTGGGAAGCAACGCCGCGACATGGAATCTTGCCACCCGGGCGTTGACCCTCCTTCCCACTTCGGACGCCACGACGACATACACGAGCTCCAGGGCGACGGCCGTGACCAGCGATGGCTCGGTTATCGTGGGGGCTGTCAGCAGTGCCTTTACCAATGCCGCATACTGGACCGGGTCCGGCACTTCCTACACGCTCCAGACCCTCTATGACGCGCTTACGGCCAAGGGCGTGGCGTTGTCCACCCACTCATACTTACGTGAAGCCACCGGAGTGTCCGACGACGGCTCCGTCATTGTCGGACTGACCGATACAGGCTCAGGCGAGGTGTTCATCGCCCGGCTCTCCGGCACTGGTACCAGCGGCGTGATCACCCCCGCCCAGATGAACCAGTCCCTGGGGGCCATGGGCCAGGTCGGTCCGGCGGTGACCGGCATGGGGCAGCTCTCCATGAGCAGGTTGGGCGGCGTGGCGGGCGGCCAGGGCATGCATTTCACCGTGTCCGCCCCCGGCCCGGCCTCGGGAGCGCCTTCCGCCGGTACGGGGAGCGAAACCGGCCTGTCCTCGGGCGACGATATGCCGGGGCGGCTTGACCTGTGGGTGGTCGGCACCGTGGGCACCAACATCGAACTCAACGGCGACGACCTCGGCCTGCACGGCGGCGTGGGCCTGACCTGGGAGCGCGGGGAATGGCGCGTTGGCGGCGGCCTGTTCGGCGACTCCCGAGACCTGGACACCAGCTACAACGGCAACCAGGACATCCAGGCCTTGGGCCCCGGCGCGTTCGTGGCCTACACACCCGAGGGAACCGGGCTGGAGTTCCGTGTCTCCGGCCTGTGGCAGACCGTGGACCTCGACCTCAAGCGCGGCTACGCCAACGGCGCGGGCTCCGCCACCTCGAAAGGCTCCACCAACGCCGACGTGTTCGGCCTGTCCGGCCGCGTGCAGTGGACCCGGGACGTGACCGACCAGCTCGCCCTGACGCCTTTTGCCGAATACACCTGGCAGACCACGCACATCGACGGCTATTCCGAATCCGGCGGCCCGTTCCCGGCCAGCTTCGACAGCCGTAACGAAACCTCCAACTCCCTGCGCGCGGGCCTGCGCGCCGACGCCGCTCTGCTGGACAAGGTCGCGACCTGGGCCTGGATCGCCTGGGACCACCGCTTCGAGGACAAGTCGTCCGGTCTGGGCGGCACCTCCCTCGGCCTGGGCTCGTTCACCTACGCGGGCTCCAGGGTCGATCAGGACTGGGCCGACACCGGGCTGGGCGCGAGCTGGGACGTCACCGAGCGGCTGTCCGCCAACACCACCCTCGGCTTCGCCCTGGGCTGCGACGACGACACCATGTCCGATCTCAACGTCACCCTCGGATTCAGCTACCAGCTCTGGTAA